In the genome of Chloroflexota bacterium, the window GAACGTGCGGCCCGTTCGCGTAGCCGGACTGTCCGCTGAGCGCCACTACATCGCCGGCCTGCACCGTCTGGCCGACCTTGACTTTGAGGCTGCTGTTGTGGCCGTAGTATGTAACGTACCCCAAATCATGCGCGATCTCGACAAGATTGCCATAGCCTTCGGCCCACCCGGCATAGATAACGGTGCCTTCCTTGGTGGCCTTGACCGGCGTAAAATACCAGACGCCGATATCCAATCCCGTGTGGAATTCGCGCTTCGTATCATCGAACAGCGCTTTGCGCCAGCCGAACTCGGATGTGATGCGCCCGCGCACCGGCCACAACGTCGGCGCCGCCGCGAGCAGTTTGAGCTGCGCCTCAAGTTCAGACTGGCTGCCGCGCTTGGTCGGATCGATCTTGGATACGCGCAACAGCGACTGGCTGGCCAGGTACTGCAATTCTTTCGCGGCCCACGGTATCGACGGTTGCAGCGCGTCGAGCACTTGCGCGCTCTCGACGGCAAGCAGCATGGACCCGCTGGATGCGCTCAGCGGGTCGGCGCTACCGCCGCCACGCGCCTGGGGCAGCACGCCGGGGATGTATGACTGCGGCGTGGGAGCGGGAATCACAGGCGATGGTCCCTTCGGCAGACCCAGCAACTGCCGCACCTGGTCGCTCAGCTTGCGGATACCGTCCAGCTCGGATTGAATCTGGCGCACTTCGTCGCTCAACTGCTTGACGTCCCCCTGTTGCGACAGGATGATCGAGCGCATGCCCCGGCTGCGATCCGATTCCACCGATTGGGCTTGCACCACCTGATCATAGCGTTCCGAAAGCTGCCGGTATCGAACGAGCAGATAGCCAACCACAAGCAACAGGGCGATGACAATTGCAGCCAGCGAGGGAGCCAGCCAGCGTGGGAAACTCAACGTAAGCGTCGCCGACTCATTGTGCGGAACAATGATCAGTGTAATATTGCGGTTCTTCTTCATGCGTCTACGATGATAACGGCATCATTTCGGCCTGTCAAAGCCCGCTTTGACACCGGACGTTGACGCATTTACCGATTACCGCGCTTATGCAGCCACTCCAAGCGAATCACGGTCTGCGGCCGCCCCTCGCAGCCTGCGCATCGACTTCGCGCTCGCGCACTTCGCGTCGGTAGTTCATGGTATACAGCCCGAAGTACGCGCCCCTACGCGCGAGCAGTTCAACATGCGTGCCGCGCTCGACGATGCGACCTGCGCCGATGACGACGATCTGGTCGGCGCGCGTGATCGTGCTCAGGCGGTGCGCGATCACAAATGCGGTGCGGCCCTTCAAGAGGCGCTCCAGCGCCCGCTGGATGTTCTGCTCCGATTGGGTATCGATAGACGATGTCGCTTCGTCCAGAACCAGGATGCGCGGATCGGCCAGTAGGGCGCGCGCAAATGAGACAAGCTGGCGCTGCCCCATCGACAGCGAAACGCCGCCCTCGCCAACCTGGGTGCGGTAGCCGCCGGGCAGCGCCGCGATGAATTCGTGCGCGCCCACCGTACGCGCCGCCTCTTGCACCTCCGCGTCGCTCGCGGCCAGCCGTCCGTACCGGATGTTGTCGGCGATGGTCCCGCTGAACAGGAACGTCGCCTGTAACACGACCCCCATCTGCCGGCGCAGCGATTCGCGCGTCACCTGCCGGATGTCGTGCCCGTCGATCGTGATCCGTCCCTGGCGCACGTCGTAGAACCGGCTGAGCAGCGCCACCAGCGAGCTTTTGCCGGCGCCCGTCTCGCCCACAAACGCCACCGTCTGTCCCGGCGCCACGTCGAGATCGATGTCGTGCAGCACGTCGACCGCTTCGCCATACCCAAACGAGACGTGCTCGATCCGCACGTGCCCGACGATTGCGGGCAGCGCAACGGCGTCCGGCGCTTGCAAAATGGCCGGCTGCGTGTCGAGCAACTCGATGATGCGCTCGCCGCTGGCCATCGTGGCCTGAAGCGTATTGTAGCGCTGCGTGATATCGCGGATCGGGTCGAAGAAGCGGTCCACGTACAGCACCATAGCCACCAGCACCCCGGGCGTCAATTCACCCGACAGCACAGCCGCCCCGCCAAAACCGACCAGCAGTGCCGTCGCCAGTGAGCCGATGAAGTCAATCGCCGGGTAAAACAGCGCGGAAAGCTGCGCCGCGCTCATGTTGGCATCGAAATTGTCGCGGTTCAGGCGATCAAAGTGAGTAGCGTTGACCTGCTCGCGCGAGAACGCCTGCACCACGCGCACACCGGCGATACTCTCATTGAGATTGGCGTTGACGACCGCGATCCGGCGGCGCACCTGGCGGTACGCCTCGCGTGCGCGAGCCCGCCAGAGCATCGTCACGATGAACATGAGCGGGATCACGGTGAACGTCAGCAGCGAGAGCGGCACGTTAAGCGACAGCATCGCAAACACGATGCCGACCAGCGTGAAGATGTCCATGAACAGCCCGACAATCGCCCAGGTGACAAACTCCTGCATGACGCCCACATCGCCGATCACGCGCGAAATGATGCGCCCGACCTCATAGTGGTCGTAGAACGACAGCGTCAGTTCCTGCAGGTGCGCAAACAGCCGGTTGCGCAGGCTGTAGATCAGCGTCTGTCCGACTTTGGACATCATGTAGATCTGCGCGAAGTTGGTCACCGCATTGCCGGCCGCCGCCGCCGTGTACGCGATTGCCATGGCGGCGAGGAACGGCAGGTCGTGGTTGGCTATCCCCTGGTCAATGGCCAGGCGAATCAGGTACGGCCCCGCCAGCCCGCTCACGGCGCGCACGAGCATCACGACGAACGCAACCGCAATCGTCCGCCGGTACGGCGTCATCAGTTCCAGCAGACGCTGCATGACGCGCGCGTCGTAGGCCTTGCCGAGCACGTCCTCGTCCGACAGTCGCTGTGACTTGCTGTTTGCCGCGCCCGGCGCGGGTCTGGTTGGTGCGCTCATCACTCCGCCACCTGGAACGTCACACCTTCGGCGGCAAACGTGTTCGCCGCGGCGGCGGCCTCCTGGTCTCTTAGTTGAAGATCGTAGATGCGCCGGTACAGTCCGGGCGCCGCCACCAGTTCCGCGTGCGTCCCGCGCTGCACAACCCGTCCATGGTCGAGGACGATGATCTGATCGGCGTGTTTCAGCGTCACCAGCCGCTGCGCGACTACAAACGTCGTGCGCCCACACATCAGCGTGGCCAGCGCCTGCTGGATCTGGTATTCCGTCTCGGTATCCACGGCCGACAGCGAATCATCGAGCACCAGGATGCGCGGATCCATCAGCAGCGCGCGCGCAATCGCAATACGCTGGCGCTGGCCGCCCGACAGCGTGATGCCGCGCTCGCCGACGCGCGTTTCATAGCCGTCCGGCAGTTCCATGATAAAGTCGTGCGCACGCGCGGCGCGCGCGGCCGCGACCACGCGCTCCAGATCGGCATCACGGTTGAAGTAGGCGATGTTCTCACGCACCGTGGTCGAGAACAGAAACGTCTCCTGCAGGACGATGCCGACCTGCCGGCGCAGCGAAGCCAGCGGCACGTCGCGGATATCGCGGCCGTCGACCATGATGCGACCGCCGGTCACGTCATAGAACCGTGGCAGCAGACTGATGATGGTGCTCTTGCCCGAGCCGGTCGGCCCCATCAGCGCGACAACCTGGTTCGGGCGCGCGTCAAACGAGACATCGTGGAGCACGGTGTCGCGATCATACGCAAACGACACATTCTCGAACCGCACATGCCCGGCCACCTCGCCCAGCGCAGTCGCCGCCGGCTTCTCCAAGATCGGCGACGGCAGATCCAGGATCTCGAACAGGCGCTCGCCCGACGCCTGCGCGTTGGACATGATGTTCACCAGGAACCCCAGCCGCTGCACCGGCAGCGCCAGCATGACCAGGTATGAGTTGAATGCGAACAGCTCGCCGACGCTGATCTCGCCCCGGATGACCATCAGCCCGCCGAACCAGAGTAGCAGCGCCACCGATGCCGCAATTACGAAATTCATGAACGGGAAGGTGCGCGCCCACGAGCGCACAACCGCCAGCCGGTCGCCCAGGTAGAGCGAATTCTCGTGCCGGAACCGCTCGATTTCGTGCGCCTCGCGCGCAAACGCCTTGACGACGCGCACGCCGGTCAGGTTCTCCTGCAGTGCCGTGCTCATGCGGCCCATCTGATCCTGGGCGCGTTTGGACAGCGTGCGCTGCCGGCGCGCAAACGTGAACGTCACCCAGATCAGGATGGGCATCGGCAACATCGTGACAAGCGTCAGCGGTACGCTGGCCGCGCACATCGCCACAACGGTGCCGGCAAACAGCAGCACGATGGTCACGAGGTCTATCAGACCATTGCCGGTAAAGCGGGTCACGGCGTCGATATCGCTGGTTGCGCGCGCCATCAGGTCGCCCGTGTGCGCCTTGTCATGAAAGGCGAACGCCAGTCGCTGGTACCGCTCGTACAGTTGACCGCGCAGGTCGTACCCGGTCCGGTTGGCGATCCACTCCGTCAGATACATCCGCCCGAAGCCGAACAGGCCGCGCAGCGCCGCCACCGCCAGGATCAGCCCGCCGGAGACGACCAGCACATTGGAATCGCGCTGGGACAATCCCTGGTCGATCACCTGCCGGATCAACTGAGGCACGACCAGGTTGAGCGCCGTGGCGCCCAGCACGCAGGCGTACGCCAGCGCTACCGGCCTCCCGTGGGGCCGCAGCGTGGCGAGTAAACGCAGGAGCATATTCACCGGATGAGTATAGGCTCAGCCCGGCGCGCGCGCCAAATCGCCAGCCGCGCGCCGGGCCATGCCAATTGCGTCGCGCCGTGTTTGCCGCTAAACTCCCTGCATGCTCGCGGACGATCTGGACCTGACGCCTTCGCCGCTGGAGCAACGCCGCCGCATAGCCGCCCAGCGCGCCGACTATATCGACCTGAGCGCAACCAATCCGACCGAGCACGGCTTGTTGTTCCCGCCCGACCTGCTGCGCATTCTCGCCGAGCCTTACTGGAGCGCCCGCCGTTATGCGCCGCACCCCAAGGGCCTGCGCACGGCCCGCGAAGCGATCGCGGCGTACTACGCGCGGCGCACGCCGGCCCTGGCCGTCTCCCCGGAGCAGATCTTTGTGACCGCCAGCACCAGCGAAGCGTATGCGCTGCTGTTCACCCTGCTGGCCGCGCCGGGCGATGCCGTGCTGTCGCCGTTGCCGAGCTACCCGCTGTTCGCGCATCTGGCCGCCATGCGCGGCGTGCAGCTCAAGCCGTACCACATTGCGCCGGATGGCGCCGGGCGCTGGGCGCTCGATAGCGATGGAATCACGGTGCAGGCCGACGATCGTACGCGTGCCATCCTGCTGATCTCGCCGCACAATCCGACGGGTCATACGGTCGATGCCGCCTTGACCTTGCGCGGGCGGGCCGCCGATCTGCCGATCGTGGCCGACGAGGTCTTTTGTGAGTTTCCATATACTCTGGCCAGCGTGCCGCCGCTCGGCGCGCTCATGCCGGAGACCACCGTCTTTCATCTCAACGGCATCTCGAAGATGTTCGCATTGCCCGATCTCAAGCTCGGCTGGATCGCAATCAGCGGACCGTACGCTGCGGACTACCTGGATCAACTGGAACTGCTCAACGACACGCTGCTAAGCGCTAACTCGCTGACGCAGTCCATGCTGCCGTCGCTCTTCGAGGCCGGCGCGCCGTTTGTGGCGGCAATGCGCCGGCGCATCCGCGGCGCGCTTGACGTGGCCCTCGGCGCCTTGTCCAAAATGCCTGGCATTGAAGTCGCGCCGCCACCGGCGGGCGCGTATCTGTTCCCACGCGTGCGCAATTGCGCTGACGAAGAAGCGCTGGTCATGCGTATGTTGGACAGCGGCATCTTCGCGCATCCCGGCTACTTCTATGACGCCGAGGATGCTTGCCGGCTCATGCTATCTGCCGTGCTGGAGCCCGCGCGGCTGCTGGAAGGGATCGCCCGCCTGAGGGCAATCCTGTGACGGGCTAATTTCACTTCACGGGGAGGAATCAGTGGGAGAGATCGTATCATTCAAGAGCAACGGCGCAAGCGCCGACGGGTACCTGGCGTTGCCGCCGGCCGGACACGGCCCGGCCGTTATCGTCATTCAGGAATGGTGGGGACTGGTGCCGCACATCAAGGACGTGGCCGACCGCTACGCGCAGGCCGGCTTTGTAGCGCTGGCACCCGACCTTTACCACGGCAAGGCGACATCGGAGCCCGGCGACGCCGGTAAACTGATGATGGCGCTGAACATCCTGCAGGCCGAGAAGGACCTGCGCGGCGCGGTAGACTACCTGTTGGCGCACCCGGCTACCGCCGGCAAAAAGGTAGGTGTCGTCGGCTTCTGCATGGGCGGCGCGCTGTCGCTGTACGCCGCCAGCACGAACCCTGACACGGTCGGAGCGTGCATCATCTACTATGGCGGACACCCGAACGTCAAGCCCGACCTCGCCGCGCTGAAAGCGCCAGTGCTCGGCTTCTACGGCGAGCGCGATAGCGGCGTCACGCCCGCCAGCGCGCTCGCGCTCCAGTCGCAACTGCAGGCGCTCGGCAAACGCATGGATGTGCACATCTATCCGGGCGCCGGTCACGCCTTCTTCAACAGCGACCGGCCGGCAGTCTACGACAAAGCGGCCGCCGAAGACACCTGGACGCGCGCCATGGACTTCTTCCGTACCAACCTGTAATACTATTTCAACTAGGCCATGTCCTCATAGAGATAGTGCAAGTGCAAGTGCCGCCCCCTCATCCCCTGGCCCCTTCTCCCCCGCGCGCGGGGGAGAAGGGGAAAAACTAACGGGGAGGTGCGCGGCGGCTACGCCGCCGCGCACCTCCCCGGAGACTTGCTCCCCCTCCCAGCTTCGCTGGGAGGGGGCTGGGGGGAGGGCAGAATTTGGCGGTGTGCCGTGTGCTCATGCGACATGAGGACATTTTCAATTTGAAACAGTATGATAACACACACGCCCGCGACCGAATCGGTCGCGGGCGTGCTTCTATCCCGGCGCGCTGCGTGCGGTTTACGTACGGCGCACGCGCAATCCCCAGTCCTCGGCCAGTAGCCAGTCCGGCAAACGGTACTGACCCGCTTCGGCGGTGCGGATGCAGTCGCACACCAAATGCATCACGACATGGTGTGCGTCCTCGGCCTGGTCCATGCGCCGCACCGGTGCATGGATGTTGAGATCGACGGCGTCCTTCAAGCGTCCGCCGTCGAAGCCACTGAAGCCAATGCTCACGGCGCCGGCCTCCCGCGCCGCCTTCATCGCCTCGAGCACGTTGCGTGAATTGCCGCTACCGCTCAGCCCGATCACGATGTCCCCGCGCTCGACCAGCGCGCGCAGCGGTTCCACAAAGACGCTCTCATACCCCATGTCATTCGCATACGCGGAGAACATGCACTGGTGCTCGGTCAGCGGGATCACCTTGAACGTCGGTTTGCCCGCTTCAGCCGTGCCCTTGCCCAGGTCGGTCGCGAAGTGCGCCGCCGTCGAACCGCTGCCGCCGTTGCCGCAGAAGAAGATGCGGTTGCCATACTCGCGCGCCGACATCAGCAGCGCGATCAACTCGCCGATGCGCTCGGCATCGAGGCGGTCAAGCACCGACTTCAAAGCGTCCAGATAATTGCGAATCGGATGCATGCTCATAATACCTCGCCGAAATTGCGGCTCAAGCGCCGGAAGATCCCGTAGCCGATCAGCAGGCAGCCCAGCGCCGTAACGATCGTCCGGGCCAGGAACGCCATATCGGGAGACGCCCCATTGTAGATGATGACGCGATAGGACGCCACCAACGACGCCATCGGGTTCAGGATGTACGCCAGGCGCTGTACGGGCACGTCGTAGCCAAACATCTCCTTGGTCACCGGAATGAAGTCGGTCGAGTAGACGACGGGCGTCAGGAAGAACCACGCCAGCATCAGCACGTCCATGACCATGGCGGTATCGCGGTAGTAGACGTTGACCGCCGACAGCAGGAACGCCAGGCCGAGGATGAAGACAAACTGGATGAGTATGACGAGCGGCAGGTATAGCAGCCACCAGGTGGGCGGCGTGCCGAAGTAGAGCATCAAGCCCAGCAGCACGACAAGCGCCAGCAGGAAGTGCACCAGGTTGGACAGCACCACCGAAATCGGCAGCACCTCGCGGGGGAAGTAGACTTTCTTAACGAGCGACGCGCCGTTGAGAACGCTGTACGTCGACGCCATCACCGAACCCGAGAACCAGTTCCACGGCAGGATGCCGCACATGACGAAGAGCGGAAAGCGGTCGATGGCGTTGTTGGGGATCAGGATGGTGAATACCACCGTGAACACGACCATCATGCCCAGCGGGTTCAGCATCGACCAGACGATGCCGAGCGCCGAGTTCTTGTAGCGCACCTTCAGGTCGCGCGCCACAAAGTTGCGTATCAGATCGCGATAGCCGAAAAGGCCGGCGAAATCATGCAAGGCATTGAGCATACACGTCAACAATTCGTTGGCCCGCCTGTTGCCACGTGAAATGTGAGGCCACCCGCTCGCGCAAGGCCGCGCCCAGCGCGATGCAGCGCGGCCCGTCGTCGAGCAGCGCCGACAGCGTCCGCGCCAGTTGCATTACGTCGCCCGGCTCGGCATACACGCCCCACGCGTCCAGATATTCGCGCGCCACTTCGGTATCGAATGCCACGGTCGGCAGCGCCATGGACATATAGTTCAATACCTTGCCGAGTCCCTCGGTGGCCGAGAGCTTGGGCGCCACCGCCACATCACCCAGCGCAAGGTGGCGCGGCGCATCGAGGTAGTTGATCTTGCCCGTGAATGTGCAGAACCTATCGACGCCAAGCTGCTGTGCTCGCGCACGATAGACATCGACGCCGGGGTAGCCCATGATCAGGAAGTGCACGTCGCAACGCGTGCGGGTGATTTCTGCGGCCGTCTGCAGCAGCAACTCCGTGCCCTGGTACGGTGCCAGCAGTCCCAGGTACACCACCACCTTATGATGCGCCGGGATGCCCAGACGCGCCTTGAGCGCCGCGCGCTCGTCGGCGCTGATCACCCCCGGACTAAAGAAATCGGGGTTGACGCCATCCGGCACGACCGTGATCGACTTCGCGCGGCAGCCATACGCTTCCCGCAATAGCCGCACGGCGCGCTGCGACGACGCAATCAATGCGTTGGGCGCATTGTTGATCATGGTCTCCAGCCGCCGCGCCGGGCCATACAGAACGCCCCGGGGATTGAGGAAGCGATGATCGACCATCTCGCTCGTCAGGCTGCCCTGGAAATCGAAGACCAGCGGAATCCGCAGCAGGCCGTGCACCGGCAAACTGACCAGCGCGCCCTCGTGCATGTGCGCGTGGATGATGTCGGGCCGTTCGCTCAGCGCCACCTGCATGAGCTTGATGCCCAGC includes:
- a CDS encoding glycosyltransferase family 4 protein, giving the protein MVAPTSFFSSYGGHIRIAEEADALKLLGHRVKVVTYHTGGAWNGLPIERTLRVPWRSDAEVGSSRHKVAFDALLGIKLMQVALSERPDIIHAHMHEGALVSLPVHGLLRIPLVFDFQGSLTSEMVDHRFLNPRGVLYGPARRLETMINNAPNALIASSQRAVRLLREAYGCRAKSITVVPDGVNPDFFSPGVISADERAALKARLGIPAHHKVVVYLGLLAPYQGTELLLQTAAEITRTRCDVHFLIMGYPGVDVYRARAQQLGVDRFCTFTGKINYLDAPRHLALGDVAVAPKLSATEGLGKVLNYMSMALPTVAFDTEVAREYLDAWGVYAEPGDVMQLARTLSALLDDGPRCIALGAALRERVASHFTWQQAGQRIVDVYAQCLA
- a CDS encoding ABC transporter ATP-binding protein, translating into MLLRLLATLRPHGRPVALAYACVLGATALNLVVPQLIRQVIDQGLSQRDSNVLVVSGGLILAVAALRGLFGFGRMYLTEWIANRTGYDLRGQLYERYQRLAFAFHDKAHTGDLMARATSDIDAVTRFTGNGLIDLVTIVLLFAGTVVAMCAASVPLTLVTMLPMPILIWVTFTFARRQRTLSKRAQDQMGRMSTALQENLTGVRVVKAFAREAHEIERFRHENSLYLGDRLAVVRSWARTFPFMNFVIAASVALLLWFGGLMVIRGEISVGELFAFNSYLVMLALPVQRLGFLVNIMSNAQASGERLFEILDLPSPILEKPAATALGEVAGHVRFENVSFAYDRDTVLHDVSFDARPNQVVALMGPTGSGKSTIISLLPRFYDVTGGRIMVDGRDIRDVPLASLRRQVGIVLQETFLFSTTVRENIAYFNRDADLERVVAAARAARAHDFIMELPDGYETRVGERGITLSGGQRQRIAIARALLMDPRILVLDDSLSAVDTETEYQIQQALATLMCGRTTFVVAQRLVTLKHADQIIVLDHGRVVQRGTHAELVAAPGLYRRIYDLQLRDQEAAAAANTFAAEGVTFQVAE
- a CDS encoding ABC transporter permease; translated protein: MLNALHDFAGLFGYRDLIRNFVARDLKVRYKNSALGIVWSMLNPLGMMVVFTVVFTILIPNNAIDRFPLFVMCGILPWNWFSGSVMASTYSVLNGASLVKKVYFPREVLPISVVLSNLVHFLLALVVLLGLMLYFGTPPTWWLLYLPLVILIQFVFILGLAFLLSAVNVYYRDTAMVMDVLMLAWFFLTPVVYSTDFIPVTKEMFGYDVPVQRLAYILNPMASLVASYRVIIYNGASPDMAFLARTIVTALGCLLIGYGIFRRLSRNFGEVL
- a CDS encoding M23 family metallopeptidase, which produces MKKNRNITLIIVPHNESATLTLSFPRWLAPSLAAIVIALLLVVGYLLVRYRQLSERYDQVVQAQSVESDRSRGMRSIILSQQGDVKQLSDEVRQIQSELDGIRKLSDQVRQLLGLPKGPSPVIPAPTPQSYIPGVLPQARGGGSADPLSASSGSMLLAVESAQVLDALQPSIPWAAKELQYLASQSLLRVSKIDPTKRGSQSELEAQLKLLAAAPTLWPVRGRITSEFGWRKALFDDTKREFHTGLDIGVWYFTPVKATKEGTVIYAGWAEGYGNLVEIAHDLGYVTYYGHNSSLKVKVGQTVQAGDVVALSGQSGYANGPHVHYEVRLRGQALDPMRFLDLAP
- a CDS encoding pyridoxal phosphate-dependent aminotransferase, which encodes MLADDLDLTPSPLEQRRRIAAQRADYIDLSATNPTEHGLLFPPDLLRILAEPYWSARRYAPHPKGLRTAREAIAAYYARRTPALAVSPEQIFVTASTSEAYALLFTLLAAPGDAVLSPLPSYPLFAHLAAMRGVQLKPYHIAPDGAGRWALDSDGITVQADDRTRAILLISPHNPTGHTVDAALTLRGRAADLPIVADEVFCEFPYTLASVPPLGALMPETTVFHLNGISKMFALPDLKLGWIAISGPYAADYLDQLELLNDTLLSANSLTQSMLPSLFEAGAPFVAAMRRRIRGALDVALGALSKMPGIEVAPPPAGAYLFPRVRNCADEEALVMRMLDSGIFAHPGYFYDAEDACRLMLSAVLEPARLLEGIARLRAIL
- a CDS encoding dienelactone hydrolase family protein, whose translation is MGEIVSFKSNGASADGYLALPPAGHGPAVIVIQEWWGLVPHIKDVADRYAQAGFVALAPDLYHGKATSEPGDAGKLMMALNILQAEKDLRGAVDYLLAHPATAGKKVGVVGFCMGGALSLYAASTNPDTVGACIIYYGGHPNVKPDLAALKAPVLGFYGERDSGVTPASALALQSQLQALGKRMDVHIYPGAGHAFFNSDRPAVYDKAAAEDTWTRAMDFFRTNL
- a CDS encoding SIS domain-containing protein; protein product: MSMHPIRNYLDALKSVLDRLDAERIGELIALLMSAREYGNRIFFCGNGGSGSTAAHFATDLGKGTAEAGKPTFKVIPLTEHQCMFSAYANDMGYESVFVEPLRALVERGDIVIGLSGSGNSRNVLEAMKAAREAGAVSIGFSGFDGGRLKDAVDLNIHAPVRRMDQAEDAHHVVMHLVCDCIRTAEAGQYRLPDWLLAEDWGLRVRRT
- a CDS encoding ABC transporter ATP-binding protein translates to MSAPTRPAPGAANSKSQRLSDEDVLGKAYDARVMQRLLELMTPYRRTIAVAFVVMLVRAVSGLAGPYLIRLAIDQGIANHDLPFLAAMAIAYTAAAAGNAVTNFAQIYMMSKVGQTLIYSLRNRLFAHLQELTLSFYDHYEVGRIISRVIGDVGVMQEFVTWAIVGLFMDIFTLVGIVFAMLSLNVPLSLLTFTVIPLMFIVTMLWRARAREAYRQVRRRIAVVNANLNESIAGVRVVQAFSREQVNATHFDRLNRDNFDANMSAAQLSALFYPAIDFIGSLATALLVGFGGAAVLSGELTPGVLVAMVLYVDRFFDPIRDITQRYNTLQATMASGERIIELLDTQPAILQAPDAVALPAIVGHVRIEHVSFGYGEAVDVLHDIDLDVAPGQTVAFVGETGAGKSSLVALLSRFYDVRQGRITIDGHDIRQVTRESLRRQMGVVLQATFLFSGTIADNIRYGRLAASDAEVQEAARTVGAHEFIAALPGGYRTQVGEGGVSLSMGQRQLVSFARALLADPRILVLDEATSSIDTQSEQNIQRALERLLKGRTAFVIAHRLSTITRADQIVVIGAGRIVERGTHVELLARRGAYFGLYTMNYRREVREREVDAQAARGGRRP